The Anopheles merus strain MAF chromosome 2L, AmerM5.1, whole genome shotgun sequence genome has a segment encoding these proteins:
- the LOC121594274 gene encoding INO80 complex subunit B, which yields MGKRRDTNVEKDVEIPPEPSHARKHKKHKKHKRARAQPEPTYELVEEQQALDETMEVVEEIEYMEADPEPEIVSEVETELQTTIDSNASQHDLLNDSQLSQQQKALSPGKSLAAMNKAAQKKGRKRGRESGTSSEEERWLDAIESGKLEEVDDELKKIKPKDPRLMTARQRAMYERGTDKEAAPGVELLMSLPTGYKEKVMTEEAIQKAQLKSQKRKQMADEKREKDKKKTMERLLKKQDSKSVKAIKNRPVKEKVPMITYINSAEGGSISLPPEVEFPLAKQPPRDPPKPTLCAVPNCTNIKRYNCSRTNIPLCSFKCYKANVESIKRIIC from the exons atggggaaaagaaGAGATACTAATGTCGAAAAAGATG TCGAAATTCCCCCCGAACCATCGCACGCGCGGAAGCACAAgaagcacaaaaaacacaaacgagcCCGTGCCCAGCCGGAACCCACCTACGAGTTGGTCGAGGAGCAGCAAGCGCTCGACGAAACCATGGAGGTGGTGGAAGAAATCGAATACATGGAAGCCGATCCCGAGCCGGAAATAGTGTCGGAAGTGGAAACGGAACTGCAAACAACAATCGATTCGAACGCCTCCCAGCACGACCTGCTGAACGACTCGCAACTGTCCCAGCAGCAGAAAGCACTGTCCCCGGGGAAATCGCTCGCCGCCATGAACAAAGCGGCACAGAAGAAAGGCCGCAAACGGGGCCGAGAGAGTGGCACCTCCAGCGAGGAGGAGCGCTGGCTCGATGCGATCGAGTCCGGCAAGCTGGAGGAGGTGGACGATGAGCTGAAGAAGATCAAACCAAAGGACCCGCGGCTGATGACGGCCCGCCAGCGGGCAATGTACGAGCGCGGCACGGACAAGGAAGCGGCCCCCGGGGTGGAGCTGCTCATGTCCCTGCCGACCGGGTACAAGGAAAAGGTCATGACGGAGGAAGCCATCCAGAAGGCGCAGCTAAAGTCGCAGAAGCGCAAACAGATGGCGGACGAGAAGCGAGAAAaggacaaaaagaaaacgatgGAACGGCTGCTCAAAAAGCAGGACTCGAAATCGGTAAAAGCGATCAAAAACCGACCGGTGAAGGAGAAGGTACCGATGATCACGTACATCAATAGTGCCGAGGGTGGATCGATCTCGCTGCCGCCGGAGGTAGAATTTCCGCTCGCCAAACAGCCACCCCGGGATCCGCCCAAGCCGACGCTGTGTGCAGTCCCGAACTGCACCAACATCAAGCGGTACAACTGCTCGCGCACCAACATTCCGCTGTGTAGCTTCAAATGTTACAAGGCGAATGTGGAATCAATAAAACGAATCATTTGCTGA